cccccccccccccccccccacccccaacgaaAAGCTGAGATGTGGGACTAAACATAACTGTTTTTCAATGGAAGAGAAGCAGGTAAAGGGGAAATCATTCAAGAGCTGCGATATTAGGCCTATATAAATAGACTTTTTAGGTAGTAAGACATACTGTGAGAGTGGTTATGAAAATATAAGGGACGCTTGGATTCATTAATTGAAGCATTAAGTACAAACGTCGAACTTTTATAAAACTCTGTTTAGACCACagctagaatattgtgtccagctgTGGTCACTCACCACACATCTGGAAGCATCTAAGAATTGATTTCTGAAACGAGGGATTTCAGCTACAAGATAAGATTGGAGAAACTGGGTTTGTTCTCATTGGACCAAAGGAGATTTTTGGTTGATGTAGAGCTATAGAGATTGTGACAGGTTCACATAAAGTAGGCAGTGAAAATAGACATCCCGTTAGCCGATGGAACAAGGACATGGGATTTTAAAGATTGGGACAAGAGATGCAGGGACATGAAGAACTCTATAGTGATAACCTGGGACTCTGCCGAATGGAAATAGAATCAATgaacaattttaaaatcaaattagATGGGCACTTGAGGAAAATAAGGTTGCCGAGCTACAAAGATAACAGAGGATTGCGGACAGACTGGGTTTCTCCACACTGAACTGACACAGATTCAAACGGCTGAAAGGCCTCTGTCTGAAGTAGTAACAACTCTCAACCCACCATCTTCCTAAGGACAATTAGTGAGGGATGATCGAAATAGGAAGTTTAAAAGTGAACCTAACCTCAGATTTTGGATGCGTTTCTACCTTTTGATCTACTCCATGCTCCATGTTCCCATGTACAGCAATACAGAACTGGTGCTGTATGTCATTCCACATTGGCTGAGTGGTAGTCGTTGCTATACTGCTGCCATGTTTTCGACAGTTAAACATGCCAACTTCACTTGTCAAACATGATTGAGAATCTTTCTTTCCAGTCCAAATTCCTGTCTGTGCAAGCCTGTCTAAGAAAAAAAGACGGATCATGTATTGTGTCTTAAACACAATGCACTGGTTTATGCATCAATATTTTATTTATTCAGTGAACGAAAATCCCTGGTGCCAAGCAATAGCCTTATTTGTTTAGTTTAACGTGATCAGTCCGCGCCTTAATCTACAGAGGGGACCCTCCTCGGTAATGCGCATCTTTGTTTGTATGTCTCCGCAAGTGCATAAGGGTGAACCCGCGGTGAAGGCTGATTAACACGGAGCCCCAGTTTGTCCCGAGGCCTACTCTCAGCTCATAGTTCAAAGCCTGCCATGATAGGGGTTTGTCACACGGAACTTGATGATTTCCCGTGTTTCATTACTTTATATATCAGTTAATATTTTAATCCATAATCATGAATAATCACATTCTTACTAATTGTGTATCATCAATGGCTTGTTACAACATTGAATTTATATCCAACTCTGCCAAACCAGCGCCATGAGTGTAAATATTGGGGAGTTTTTCTTTACTCAAGCCAGTCAAATGTTACTCAGACTTCTGGAGATTTACTATTTAAGGTTAATCTGAAGTGATAGACTTGAAATCAATATCTTATAAAATTCTTAGCAGTCCACAAACTGTCCCAGAAACCAATCCCACCGACAGATCTTTGGGCGTAGACAGTTCTCAGCGGTTAGTTATATTTGTTAGAGCGAATTCAGAGGTGTGTGATATTCAAACAACAATCGATCGAATCTTTTGATCATCGAATCCATGGGAAGCATCGCTCCAAGACGGATGATCGGACCTTTTCTGAATGTACATGAAAATGTACATATCCCTTACATTGGGAAAGAAAACGTTCCTTACACAAACGGTTCAAAACACAACGAAACCTCCCTAATCACAAACACTGAAATAGGAGAAAAACTGTGTAAGTGAGCTACAGTATGGTACGGTTGGAGAATGTGGAAGATCTGAAATGCAGTTGAATGAAAATATTAAGTGTAGGAAGCTTTGACCGTTTTAGAAGCCAGTGCACTTGTGGTCGGTCTCAGTTAAAGCAACAAATGTTCAGGAGCACTCTATCGCTACTCAATTCTCAAAATGATCCGAAGAATCATGGAAATTCGTCCCAATTGATGgtcagaaaacaaagagaaaacatACCATCATCCTCCGAGTTTCAACGGAGAAGCAATACTGCTAAACAGTTTCTTTTTTTGTGGGGGGGTCCTAAGAACTGTACACGCTTTTACCATTACAAGTTTTAAGCTGCTCAGTCACATTGAGATCGATGTACAATGCAAGACATTTGTCACAAGGATTGTCATAAGGTGTCAAATGTGCTGTCAATGTTTAACTGTTTATGTTCGGGGGCTCCCTAGGAAGGATTTGTTCTTTCGGTTCTAAGTGGGATAGATCATCCCTTCCATATTTCCACAGTaagctgtgtgtctgctgtgtgtacTCGCACAGTTGGCCTGTTCGTTATTGCTGTACTGCCGCTGAGGTGAGAACGGGCCAGGAGACAATCTTCCAAAGGGCTCCACTGGCTCGTGACTCAGGGAGGCGGGAGGGCAGGACAGGCGGCTGGAGGCGCCGTACATCTGGCCGCTGGCTAAACAGTAGGTCGACTGGCTCATGAGGGGACGCGGATTGGGCGCCGAGTAGGTGTACGGCACGGCGTTAGAGGGTAGAGAACACAGAGTCCCGTTGCAGGCTTGAGTCTGATAAGCGGGGTTTCCAAAGTTCGGGTAGGCAGCAGCAGTCAGGTCTGCAGTGTAGGTGATAGGAGGCTGCTGAGTCAGCTCTGAGGCTGGAGCCAGTGGGCCGTGATTGCTGAAGCTGAACATCCTACAGGGGCTGTTGGTGAACGCCGAGGGCGATGCTGAATAGTGCAGAGGGGGGTTAGCAGGAAGCTGCTGAGGATAGCTAGGACTGATAGTCATATTGGCATAGATGGGTCTTGTGTGAGTCCTGCTTACTTGCAGTGGGGCCAAAACGCTGGCTTCATGCATGTAAGTCGAGTAGGTTGTAATATCGGACCTCTTGAACCTCTTCCGCCTCCTCAAGAAGCTACCATTCTCGAACATGTCGTCGGCGGCCGGGTCCAGTGCCCAGTAGTTGCCTTTGCCCGGGCGCCCGGGTTCCCGCGGGATTTTCACGAAGCAGTCATTGAGCGTGAGGTTGTGGCGGATGGAGTTCTGCCATTTCTTGGGGTTCTCCCGGTAGAAGGGGAAGCGCTCGGTAATGAACCGGTAGATCCCCCCCAGGGTCAGCTTTCTGTCCAGGGAGCTGGCGATAGCCATGGCGATCAGCGCGATGTAGCTGTAAGGGGGTTTGCCACGCTGGATCGGCCGCTTGCGCCTCCTCCCCCGGGCCAGCTCCCCAGGCGGGCAGCCCGCTGAGCTCTCCGGGAGAGCCGGCGACTCCTTCTCGACTTTCACCCCCGGCTGGTTGACGGACGCCAGGCTGGAGGCTCCCGGGACTGGCTGCTGCTTTTCGGCTGTCATTGCTACAGCAGCAAGGCCATCACCAgcggcacacacacagacacacacacacacagacaccttcCCTCGCTCGCACACAGGTGCTGCTGAACCGCTCCCCCTCCTGCAATCTGCTCCTCATCTCAAACAGCAGTCACACCCACCTCCCGTCATTTAAATAAACACACCCATTCTCACAAGCCGAGTCAGGCAAGGTGATGTGGAGTTGTTTCGAATTTTCAAAAACGAAAATCTCCAAATGCCCCTCAGCACGTTGTTAAAACAAAACCTGGCGTGTGCTTAGAGAGATggacagctcggaaacagacccttcggtctaactcgtccatgccatatcttaaataaataaatcgagtcccatttgccttcACATAGCCCATATCCccaaaacccttcttattcatatacccaaccagatgccttttaaatggtgtaattgtgcCAGCCCCCACTACCCCCTCATGACTGGTTTGGGTTTATAACGTGGTCTAAGTTGCCCTGTTCCTTCATCCAAGCACTGTTCTTAGAATCGGGCGCGGAATTCCCCTAAATATAACGGGGGTTGGTAATATCAGTACAGGTTGGGTAATGGACAAAGAGAGCATTTCAAAgtagaggttgctggaaaagctcagaaggtctggcagcatctccgAAGAGAAGTCAAAGGTAACATTTCGGCTCCAATGAG
The DNA window shown above is from Chiloscyllium punctatum isolate Juve2018m chromosome 2, sChiPun1.3, whole genome shotgun sequence and carries:
- the foxe1 gene encoding forkhead box protein E1; the protein is MTAEKQQPVPGASSLASVNQPGVKVEKESPALPESSAGCPPGELARGRRRKRPIQRGKPPYSYIALIAMAIASSLDRKLTLGGIYRFITERFPFYRENPKKWQNSIRHNLTLNDCFVKIPREPGRPGKGNYWALDPAADDMFENGSFLRRRKRFKRSDITTYSTYMHEASVLAPLQVSRTHTRPIYANMTISPSYPQQLPANPPLHYSASPSAFTNSPCRMFSFSNHGPLAPASELTQQPPITYTADLTAAAYPNFGNPAYQTQACNGTLCSLPSNAVPYTYSAPNPRPLMSQSTYCLASGQMYGASSRLSCPPASLSHEPVEPFGRLSPGPFSPQRQYSNNEQANCASTHSRHTAYCGNMEGMIYPT